One region of Candidatus Omnitrophota bacterium genomic DNA includes:
- a CDS encoding DegT/DnrJ/EryC1/StrS family aminotransferase, protein MLSKNLRKDFLPLSRPCVADDEISAALAVVKSGWWTTGANVARFESEMSAYLKEDVDVFTAALSSCTAGLHLALLALGIGAGDEVIVPTMTFAATAQVVGWVGAKLVLCDINEDTLNIDTEKAEKLITARTKAIIPVHMGGYPCDMAEISRIAKKYKLKVIEDAAHAIGTRYNGRKIGNFSDITVFSFYVTKNLAMGEGGMAVSRDKALIDKIKRLSYFGINKEAFKRYEKSGSWFYDIEEMGYKYNLDDLHGAIGLAQLRKLDAMNDRRREIAGIYRRKLIAPIRFTKDSDEHFHIYYIFQIKVPGRDALINKLKERNIGTSVHFIPLHMHSFYRSRFPGENFPVANKVFSEILSIPMFPSMNEDDVGYVITNLNDLLRRQDG, encoded by the coding sequence ATGTTATCGAAAAATCTTAGAAAAGACTTCCTACCTTTATCAAGGCCGTGCGTTGCGGACGACGAGATATCCGCCGCTTTGGCTGTGGTAAAGTCCGGTTGGTGGACGACGGGCGCGAACGTGGCGAGATTTGAGAGCGAAATGTCCGCGTATCTTAAGGAAGACGTCGATGTATTTACGGCGGCGCTTTCATCATGCACGGCAGGGTTGCATCTGGCGCTTCTGGCTCTCGGTATAGGAGCAGGTGACGAGGTAATAGTGCCGACAATGACATTCGCGGCGACGGCGCAGGTTGTTGGTTGGGTCGGCGCAAAATTAGTGCTGTGCGACATAAACGAAGACACACTGAATATAGATACGGAAAAGGCGGAGAAGCTTATCACCGCCAGAACGAAGGCCATAATCCCGGTCCATATGGGCGGATATCCGTGCGATATGGCGGAGATAAGCAGGATAGCTAAAAAGTACAAATTGAAAGTGATAGAGGATGCCGCTCACGCGATCGGTACCAGGTACAACGGCAGAAAGATAGGTAACTTTTCGGATATTACGGTATTCAGTTTCTATGTGACGAAAAATCTGGCGATGGGCGAAGGCGGCATGGCCGTTTCCAGGGATAAGGCGCTTATCGACAAGATAAAGAGATTGAGCTATTTTGGAATAAATAAAGAGGCCTTTAAGCGCTACGAAAAATCCGGCAGTTGGTTTTATGATATAGAGGAGATGGGCTACAAGTATAATCTCGACGATCTTCATGGCGCCATAGGCCTGGCGCAGTTGCGCAAATTGGACGCGATGAATGACAGGCGCAGGGAGATCGCGGGTATTTACAGGCGCAAGCTTATTGCCCCCATCCGGTTTACTAAAGATTCGGACGAGCATTTCCATATTTATTATATATTTCAGATAAAAGTGCCGGGCAGGGATGCATTAATAAATAAGCTGAAAGAACGCAATATCGGCACAAGTGTGCATTTTATTCCTCTGCACATGCATAGTTTTTACAGATCCCGGTTCCCGGGAGAGAATTTTCCCGTCGCGAATAAAGTATTTTCGGAAATATTATCTATTCCCATGTTCCCTTCTATGAATGAAGACGACGTGGGCTATGTCATTACCAATCTAAACGATCTTTTGAGGAGGCAGGATGGATAA
- a CDS encoding class I SAM-dependent methyltransferase — protein MEDFIPIDIKEMRPPGFFKKVVQDNAICVDNVSRGKGWRSVTSCPLCGSGVRQIVFGRLDVNIVRCGGCGCGYTDKFPIDTADVYSDNSYIGLARSGYLDNVEYRKKRFAAERLGLIEKYAATEPGSSRLLDVGCGTGWFLEAARERGYDIAGQELGKGLAKFTSEKLNIKVWDVPLSEKPDVSGFDVITLFDVIEHIPDPKNMVRNIRKLLKPGGIAMIYTPNFDSLAFRYMKEKSNLVMPAEHLFYFTPSSLRAILEENNLEVIYFATKGMDIPDIYAYLRDEAKDIEASEFLYRNCDMLQAVIDKAGCANHMRFIVRRGREQRI, from the coding sequence ATGGAAGATTTCATACCAATCGATATTAAAGAGATGCGCCCACCTGGCTTTTTTAAAAAAGTGGTGCAGGATAACGCTATCTGCGTGGATAATGTATCGCGCGGAAAAGGGTGGCGTTCGGTTACGAGTTGCCCGCTCTGCGGAAGCGGAGTAAGGCAGATCGTCTTTGGCCGGCTCGATGTAAATATAGTCAGGTGCGGCGGGTGCGGTTGCGGCTACACGGATAAGTTCCCGATCGACACGGCGGATGTTTACAGCGATAACAGCTATATAGGGCTCGCCCGGAGCGGATATCTTGACAATGTCGAATACAGGAAGAAGAGATTTGCCGCAGAGCGTTTAGGACTGATCGAGAAGTATGCCGCTACAGAGCCGGGATCTTCGCGGCTATTGGATGTCGGATGCGGCACGGGATGGTTCCTTGAGGCGGCAAGAGAGAGGGGATACGATATCGCAGGACAGGAATTAGGTAAAGGCCTGGCAAAATTCACGTCCGAAAAATTGAATATAAAAGTTTGGGATGTTCCGCTATCGGAAAAACCGGATGTCTCCGGGTTCGATGTTATTACATTATTCGATGTGATAGAGCATATACCGGACCCGAAGAACATGGTGCGCAATATCCGTAAGCTTTTAAAGCCGGGCGGTATTGCGATGATATATACCCCGAACTTCGATTCGCTGGCATTCCGGTATATGAAGGAAAAATCGAATCTTGTTATGCCGGCGGAGCACCTTTTTTATTTTACGCCTTCTTCCCTGCGGGCTATTCTGGAAGAGAATAATTTGGAAGTGATATATTTCGCGACAAAGGGTATGGATATACCGGATATCTATGCATATCTTCGCGATGAGGCGAAGGACATCGAGGCGTCTGAATTTTTATACCGCAATTGCGATATGTTGCAGGCTGTCATAGACAAGGCGGGATGCGCCAATCACATGAGATTCATAGTCAGACGAGGGAGAGAACAGCGCATATGA
- the asnB gene encoding asparagine synthase (glutamine-hydrolyzing): MCGIAGFISENRSFDSEKLVSGMLDLIRYRGPDQKDVKVYDGVALGMARLSIIDREKHAIPYEDSTGNYAIVYNGEIYNHGDIRKRLVKKYAFKTASDAETVLYNYIENGPASFKEYNGMYAFALYDDIKKKVFIVRDKAGEKPLFYTEGKDFIAFASEMKCLLELVEPEFNKEAISYKTYEFTVGKETLFKNIYSLGPGEYMEICGGKLTRRDYWKAWDNLIEMKDNEKTVLSKLSDLIEDAVLLRTGNSVHGYGCFVSGGVDSALVACIAKPARLYTVHYDYDDFNELEYAQLVAKKLKKKLTIVRPNKKDFLRTRDKIAYHLDTPSIWTTFSLWMLLERAHKDVKVVLTGDGADEMFSGYHRYFLLYHDEQIHKLEAMEKYTYLIDRYYGSPVERYAKLINRCENKFDEEVNKYLNKSVGFYFDKINNDVMHSMGLNDFYTTMQVLLQMYDRTCMAFSVENRSPFLDHRLIQFAFSMPSKYKIHNGVTKWAIKEVAKKFIPEAIVNRVDKRGFSAPVNKWFEWDKNGKYNRTAYKNMVFEDWKKVFSVKGA, encoded by the coding sequence ATGTGCGGAATAGCAGGATTTATATCGGAAAACAGAAGTTTTGATTCGGAGAAGCTGGTATCCGGGATGTTGGATCTCATCCGGTACCGCGGTCCGGATCAAAAAGACGTCAAGGTTTATGACGGCGTCGCTCTCGGCATGGCCAGGCTTAGTATCATTGATCGGGAGAAACATGCGATCCCATATGAGGATTCGACCGGTAATTACGCCATAGTATATAACGGCGAAATCTACAACCACGGTGATATACGGAAGCGCTTGGTAAAAAAATATGCTTTTAAGACCGCCTCCGACGCGGAAACAGTTCTTTATAATTATATCGAGAACGGACCGGCGTCTTTTAAAGAATATAACGGGATGTACGCGTTCGCTTTATACGATGATATCAAAAAAAAGGTATTTATCGTGCGTGATAAGGCTGGCGAGAAACCGCTTTTCTATACGGAAGGCAAAGATTTTATAGCATTCGCCAGCGAAATGAAGTGCCTGCTTGAATTGGTCGAGCCCGAATTTAACAAGGAAGCCATTTCGTACAAGACATATGAGTTTACGGTCGGTAAAGAGACCCTTTTCAAAAACATATATTCTCTGGGCCCCGGCGAATACATGGAGATTTGCGGCGGCAAATTAACCAGGCGCGATTACTGGAAGGCGTGGGATAACCTGATAGAAATGAAAGATAACGAAAAGACCGTTTTAAGCAAACTGTCGGATCTTATCGAAGACGCGGTTCTCCTGAGGACCGGAAACAGCGTTCATGGTTACGGTTGTTTTGTAAGCGGCGGCGTGGATAGCGCGCTCGTTGCCTGTATAGCCAAGCCTGCGCGCCTGTATACGGTTCATTATGATTACGATGACTTCAATGAGCTTGAGTATGCCCAGCTTGTGGCAAAAAAGTTGAAAAAGAAACTGACGATAGTAAGGCCGAACAAGAAAGATTTTCTACGTACAAGGGATAAAATAGCATATCACCTCGATACTCCGTCGATATGGACTACATTCTCTTTGTGGATGCTCCTCGAGAGGGCGCATAAAGACGTAAAGGTGGTGCTTACCGGTGACGGCGCGGATGAGATGTTTTCGGGGTATCACAGATATTTTCTTCTGTATCACGACGAGCAGATACATAAACTGGAGGCCATGGAAAAATATACATACCTGATCGACAGATACTACGGCAGTCCCGTTGAAAGATACGCGAAGCTAATAAACAGGTGTGAGAATAAGTTCGATGAAGAGGTAAATAAATATCTGAATAAAAGTGTAGGGTTTTATTTTGACAAGATAAATAATGATGTGATGCATTCGATGGGGCTTAATGATTTTTATACTACGATGCAGGTGCTCCTCCAGATGTATGACAGGACCTGCATGGCGTTCAGCGTGGAGAACAGGTCTCCTTTCCTTGACCATCGGCTTATCCAGTTCGCTTTTTCAATGCCGTCGAAATATAAAATACACAACGGTGTGACAAAATGGGCTATCAAGGAAGTGGCGAAGAAATTTATTCCCGAAGCGATCGTGAACAGGGTCGATAAGCGCGGGTTCTCGGCGCCGGTGAATAAATGGTTCGAGTGGGATAAGAACGGAAAATATAACAGGACGGCGTATAAAAATATGGTATTTGAGGACTGGAAAAAGGTTTTTTCGGTAAAGGGAGCTTAG
- a CDS encoding GNAT family N-acetyltransferase, which yields MRYSKDIRLKIGDATLSFRYLAWDTDFFGKKSFILDLDGPCLDISDKMADTAASSLKNYFVTAKVCSSCGKGIVNFLQKAGFKYIDTEVILKYQSLRQMSAKVDEKVGNIRVVELKDNKNLPYEELGASFTKTRFHNDVNIPPDKADRLWINYLRNYKVTPLRHIFAVTVGARVGGVILVNENKNPRKAVLSFVAVLNDFRNTGIGSKLIGYVAKKFKTMDIFTETQVSNKAALNFYMKNGFSRMEGVKTILHRW from the coding sequence ATGAGATACTCGAAAGACATTAGATTAAAAATAGGAGACGCCACGCTCTCTTTCAGATATTTGGCATGGGATACGGACTTCTTCGGTAAAAAATCTTTTATCCTGGATTTGGACGGACCATGCTTAGATATCTCCGATAAAATGGCGGACACTGCCGCCTCTTCGTTAAAAAATTATTTTGTCACGGCAAAGGTCTGCTCGTCTTGCGGTAAAGGTATCGTGAATTTTTTGCAGAAGGCGGGTTTTAAATATATAGATACGGAAGTTATCCTTAAATATCAGTCTTTGCGACAGATGTCCGCTAAGGTCGACGAAAAGGTTGGCAATATCAGGGTTGTGGAGTTAAAAGATAATAAGAACTTGCCATATGAAGAGCTGGGGGCATCATTCACAAAGACCAGATTCCATAACGATGTGAATATTCCGCCGGATAAGGCGGATCGTTTATGGATAAACTACCTGAGGAATTATAAAGTAACGCCGCTAAGGCATATATTTGCCGTAACCGTAGGCGCCAGGGTGGGCGGCGTTATTCTTGTTAATGAGAATAAAAATCCGCGAAAAGCGGTACTGTCGTTCGTAGCCGTTCTGAACGATTTTCGCAATACGGGGATAGGCTCGAAGCTGATAGGATATGTTGCAAAAAAGTTTAAGACTATGGATATTTTTACGGAAACACAGGTTAGCAACAAAGCGGCGCTGAATTTTTATATGAAGAATGGGTTTTCCAGGATGGAAGGCGTAAAAACAATATTACATAGGTGGTGA
- a CDS encoding GNAT family N-acetyltransferase → MAENNDITLKMAADAQARASADVSFGRLSMKDDEEYTKFLVTAHKGRFNGYLFKDPGMARRLWRWEYLDNPDARDGGPYIWICRIKGAIAGQACVMPVMVKTGDSYFRGGWFQDLIMLPEFRNTGIGYFLVKHVLGELTASLDIAMVSGTNEESYPLFKTLGFTDMGHIGRNIYVNALSAFFTTTACKSALEINEIKDIGESFNELWRELSGRFTCAVERDSERVKWRFVNQPYWRYRIFAATRGGSMRGYVVLKESIKRKGPLGCLRAGTISDIFFDPSEEGVGSALIATAARYFKGRADIIKCDILNEGVKTVVIKNGFFNTVSNSRFLMYPLNNMDGRDGLVTVAKDPRTWFLTNGDSDMDLS, encoded by the coding sequence ATGGCAGAGAATAACGACATTACGCTAAAAATGGCCGCAGATGCACAGGCGAGGGCATCGGCCGATGTTTCATTCGGCCGCCTGTCCATGAAGGATGACGAGGAATATACAAAATTTCTTGTTACGGCGCATAAGGGGAGATTTAACGGTTATCTTTTTAAAGATCCCGGAATGGCCCGCAGGTTGTGGCGCTGGGAATATCTGGACAATCCCGATGCGCGCGACGGAGGGCCGTATATATGGATATGCAGGATAAAAGGCGCCATCGCCGGCCAGGCTTGCGTCATGCCGGTAATGGTAAAAACGGGTGATAGCTATTTCAGGGGCGGATGGTTTCAGGATCTTATCATGCTTCCGGAATTCAGAAATACCGGAATAGGCTATTTTCTCGTTAAGCATGTACTTGGTGAATTAACGGCGTCGCTGGATATAGCGATGGTATCCGGAACCAATGAAGAATCTTACCCTCTTTTTAAAACGCTTGGGTTTACCGATATGGGGCATATCGGTCGAAATATATATGTAAATGCGCTGTCCGCGTTTTTTACCACTACCGCCTGCAAGAGCGCTCTAGAGATAAATGAGATTAAGGATATAGGCGAGAGTTTTAATGAATTGTGGCGCGAACTTTCCGGGCGTTTTACCTGCGCCGTCGAAAGAGATAGCGAAAGAGTGAAGTGGAGGTTCGTCAATCAGCCATATTGGAGATATCGCATCTTTGCGGCGACACGCGGCGGATCTATGAGGGGTTATGTTGTGCTAAAGGAGAGCATCAAGCGTAAAGGCCCGCTGGGTTGTTTACGAGCTGGAACCATCTCAGATATATTTTTCGATCCTTCTGAAGAAGGAGTGGGTAGCGCGCTTATTGCCACGGCCGCACGTTATTTTAAAGGCAGGGCGGATATTATAAAATGCGATATCCTGAACGAAGGCGTAAAAACCGTGGTTATTAAGAATGGGTTTTTTAATACGGTTTCCAATAGCAGATTTCTTATGTATCCACTAAATAATATGGATGGAAGGGATGGGTTAGTAACTGTGGCAAAAGATCCTCGAACATGGTTCCTTACCAATGGGGATTCAGATATGGATTTATCTTAA
- a CDS encoding PIG-L family deacetylase, with amino-acid sequence MKHLVLAAHPDDEVLGCGGTIAKRIKEGDEVTVAILTDGAVTRYKKGMAKVLKANTTECAKALGVSRIIFKNLPNQLLDAMPITKVIKEIEGIIKETAPDMVYTHDKGDLNRDHVVVYEATLVAARPLPGGKIKGLFTYFVPSSSEYNDVDEKSVFIPNVFVEINQTIDKKIKAFTYYKSEVRPYPHPRSPEALRVYAKRWGIQAGVEYAEAFRLIRGVES; translated from the coding sequence ATGAAACATTTAGTATTGGCGGCTCATCCGGATGATGAGGTATTGGGTTGCGGCGGTACGATAGCAAAGCGTATCAAAGAAGGTGATGAAGTAACGGTGGCGATTCTGACGGATGGCGCTGTTACGCGCTACAAGAAAGGCATGGCCAAGGTTCTTAAGGCGAACACGACGGAATGCGCAAAGGCGCTGGGTGTTTCAAGGATCATTTTTAAAAATCTGCCCAATCAGCTTCTCGACGCTATGCCGATAACGAAAGTGATAAAAGAGATAGAGGGGATAATAAAAGAAACCGCGCCGGATATGGTTTATACGCATGATAAAGGGGATCTCAATCGTGATCATGTTGTTGTTTATGAAGCAACGCTTGTTGCGGCAAGGCCGTTACCCGGCGGTAAAATAAAGGGGCTCTTCACGTATTTTGTGCCGTCGTCGAGCGAATATAACGATGTTGACGAAAAAAGCGTTTTTATACCCAACGTATTCGTGGAGATAAACCAGACCATAGATAAGAAGATAAAAGCTTTTACGTATTATAAAAGCGAAGTCAGGCCGTATCCTCATCCAAGATCACCCGAGGCTTTGCGGGTATATGCTAAGCGATGGGGAATACAGGCCGGGGTCGAATACGCAGAAGCGTTCCGGTTGATACGGGGGGTAGAAAGTTAA
- a CDS encoding N-acetylneuraminate synthase family protein, translated as MYIIAEIGINHNGSFENCIKMIDASADAGCDAAKFQLFRAASLYPKSAGKLEWKGRRGGYSYDIYGAVKGFELPYSWIDPLIAYCKKRKIDFLSSVFDMKDADILAEKGVKRIKLSSYTVTNIPLIEHCAKKRMSIILSTGGALLGEVEEAVDAVIRHHGRLSLLHCNISYPTAPRDCNLGIISTLKTAFPDLMIGFSDHTAGISEAAVQSVYVGAQIIEKHITLDKKMEGPDHFFALEPRELKQMVGDIRKASADAVKKCGFRIDKTFYGNTAKIVGRNEKYLRDFAFMKLFAKRSIKKGDRIRCSDISILRPGKKAHGLEPKYVSLFKDFVVTAKRDMSPEDPITWSSILK; from the coding sequence ATGTACATAATAGCGGAAATCGGTATAAATCATAACGGCAGTTTCGAGAATTGTATTAAGATGATAGACGCCTCTGCCGATGCGGGATGCGATGCGGCGAAGTTTCAACTTTTCCGGGCGGCATCTCTTTATCCGAAGAGCGCCGGGAAGCTGGAGTGGAAGGGCCGAAGGGGTGGATACTCGTACGATATATACGGCGCGGTAAAGGGTTTCGAACTGCCCTATAGCTGGATCGACCCATTGATAGCATATTGCAAAAAAAGGAAGATAGATTTCCTTTCATCCGTCTTTGATATGAAGGATGCGGATATTCTGGCCGAAAAAGGAGTGAAACGGATAAAACTCAGCTCTTATACGGTGACGAATATACCGCTTATAGAACATTGCGCGAAAAAGCGAATGTCGATAATTTTGTCTACGGGAGGTGCCCTGCTTGGCGAGGTCGAAGAGGCCGTCGATGCGGTGATACGACACCACGGCAGGCTTTCATTGCTCCATTGTAATATAAGTTATCCGACGGCCCCGAGGGATTGCAATCTCGGGATCATAAGCACGTTAAAAACGGCGTTTCCTGATCTGATGATCGGTTTTTCGGACCATACCGCCGGTATATCCGAAGCCGCGGTCCAATCCGTCTATGTGGGGGCGCAGATAATAGAAAAACATATTACGCTGGATAAAAAGATGGAAGGCCCGGATCATTTTTTTGCGCTGGAACCTCGCGAACTGAAGCAGATGGTTGGGGACATCAGGAAAGCATCGGCCGATGCGGTAAAAAAATGCGGGTTCCGTATCGACAAAACATTTTACGGCAACACCGCGAAGATAGTAGGGCGCAATGAAAAATATCTAAGAGACTTCGCTTTCATGAAGTTATTCGCAAAAAGAAGCATTAAAAAAGGCGACAGGATCAGGTGTTCGGATATTTCTATACTGCGCCCGGGTAAAAAGGCGCATGGCCTCGAACCGAAATATGTCAGTCTTTTTAAAGATTTTGTTGTTACCGCAAAGCGGGACATGAGCCCTGAAGACCCTATAACATGGAGCTCGATACTTAAGTGA
- a CDS encoding radical SAM protein, which yields MTDIPKFPKRLELELASSCNLRCTYCPRRYLDNLNGYMDFTLFKKIIDEASAYPETIIVLHRRGESLLHPRFNDIINYIAGKFKEIQLATNATLLTEEKFEAIVKGLNFISFSLDTPGNYDKTRIPARYEIVESRILKFLQFNKGRVRTQASMVKTEKTKETDVAIFKDVWRARVDRVRIYEEHSVGGVFGAMNNPRRERKTCVMPFYELLIYDSGRAGRCNHDWDGEPMGDVNANTISEIWHSQRYSSLRKEQRELKFSDAVCKDCDCWYAEIGKQGTGDVIEKS from the coding sequence ATGACAGATATCCCGAAATTCCCGAAAAGACTGGAGCTGGAGCTTGCCAGCAGTTGCAACCTGCGGTGTACGTATTGCCCGCGCCGTTACCTGGATAATCTGAACGGTTATATGGATTTTACCCTGTTCAAAAAGATAATAGACGAGGCAAGCGCGTATCCGGAGACCATAATAGTCCTGCACAGGAGGGGGGAAAGCCTTCTTCATCCCAGATTTAACGACATAATAAATTATATCGCCGGAAAATTCAAAGAGATACAGCTCGCCACTAACGCTACGCTTCTGACCGAAGAAAAATTCGAGGCGATAGTAAAGGGGTTGAATTTTATCTCCTTCAGCCTCGATACGCCGGGCAATTATGACAAGACTCGTATCCCGGCGCGTTATGAAATCGTCGAGAGCAGGATATTGAAATTTTTGCAATTTAATAAAGGAAGGGTAAGAACCCAGGCTTCCATGGTCAAAACAGAAAAAACGAAAGAAACGGATGTCGCGATATTCAAGGATGTCTGGCGCGCGCGTGTTGACAGGGTCCGCATATACGAGGAGCATTCAGTTGGCGGTGTTTTCGGCGCTATGAATAATCCCAGGCGGGAAAGGAAAACCTGCGTTATGCCTTTCTACGAACTGCTGATCTATGACAGCGGTCGGGCCGGCAGGTGCAACCACGACTGGGATGGGGAACCGATGGGGGATGTAAATGCCAATACGATCTCGGAAATATGGCACAGCCAACGGTATTCGAGCCTGAGAAAAGAACAGCGGGAGCTTAAGTTCAGCGATGCGGTATGTAAAGATTGCGACTGTTGGTACGCGGAGATCGGCAAACAAGGGACGGGCGATGTTATCGAAAAATCTTAG
- a CDS encoding class I SAM-dependent methyltransferase, producing the protein MSGIARDKARYYSELEKFVKVCKKLNRSGGAYLVIIASHELYRFLYPYEPYEGFHNRMPVKFIANKIVELNDFLDKSSRAIKFYDFDVKKFGAGASPDTGLEKKTSDLYTSLWEKFEHTAIIEESKKLISSRIPGKIIESCIKGKVVLDMGCGSGRYSIALSLLGAKKVYALDLFEQSFAAYRKIARGKGLNIEFREGNFHNLPYPGDYFDFIFCNGTMHHSTSIRKSLAEFKRVLKPGHKGFVYIYAKGGIFWDTRKKMREIFREVPSGYTNEVLKIMFMPSNRFIFADTWHVPIEEHTSRKDLECMFKELGLRFRKIISKGMFDLDRVAHRSAEDSVMWGDGEHRYILEKPDVHNSGNRYKS; encoded by the coding sequence ATGAGTGGGATAGCAAGGGACAAGGCCAGATATTATAGCGAACTTGAAAAGTTTGTGAAGGTCTGTAAAAAACTGAACAGATCCGGCGGAGCATATCTGGTGATTATAGCCAGTCATGAACTGTACAGGTTCCTTTATCCGTATGAACCTTATGAAGGTTTTCATAACAGGATGCCCGTTAAATTCATAGCAAATAAGATAGTCGAGCTTAATGATTTTTTGGATAAAAGCTCGAGGGCCATCAAGTTTTACGATTTCGATGTTAAAAAATTCGGCGCCGGCGCTTCGCCCGATACCGGTCTGGAGAAGAAGACCTCGGACCTGTATACGTCCCTTTGGGAAAAATTCGAGCACACGGCTATTATTGAAGAAAGCAAGAAACTGATCTCCAGTCGCATACCGGGTAAGATCATCGAGAGCTGTATAAAAGGTAAGGTCGTTCTCGATATGGGGTGCGGTAGCGGCAGGTATTCCATCGCGCTCTCGCTTCTTGGCGCGAAGAAAGTTTACGCGCTCGATCTTTTTGAACAATCTTTTGCGGCATACAGGAAAATCGCTCGCGGTAAGGGGTTGAACATCGAGTTTCGCGAAGGTAATTTCCATAATCTGCCTTATCCCGGCGACTACTTTGATTTTATTTTTTGCAACGGTACGATGCATCACTCCACCTCTATCAGGAAGAGTCTGGCGGAATTTAAAAGGGTTCTGAAGCCCGGACACAAGGGGTTTGTATATATTTATGCAAAAGGAGGTATTTTCTGGGATACGCGTAAGAAGATGCGCGAGATATTCAGAGAGGTACCCTCCGGGTACACCAATGAAGTATTGAAGATAATGTTTATGCCATCGAATAGATTTATATTCGCGGATACGTGGCATGTGCCCATAGAGGAGCATACCTCCAGAAAAGACCTTGAGTGTATGTTTAAGGAGCTGGGCCTTAGATTCCGGAAGATAATATCAAAAGGCATGTTCGACCTGGACAGAGTTGCGCACAGGAGCGCCGAGGATTCAGTGATGTGGGGAGACGGAGAACATCGTTATATACTGGAGAAGCCGGATGTACATAATAGCGGAAATCGGTATAAATCATAA
- a CDS encoding UDP binding domain-containing protein, with protein MDKFKNELLDSKTVSVWGIGYLGYTKAMRLLSKGFKVNIFDPTNASIGNNFKKNIYPGKQQVYSWTENGHIPPIDMSNVNIANSDTIFNAKIHIIALPTADREGNSLLKELAGIFKKHKKRLKDALVIFESAGMPGSIDKNFIGILHAHKIRCSFVSAFRSDWTLEEFMSRNRKRVLAANDKESLEKAKALYDALGIRYKTLSSIKEAEIYENAKNGFQFIASMFINQLAFAYPDTNIREMTKYLLNDVELNESHLSIGALGYKMLSSVQNIIGGSANPNFLSLLKTAEDSNMSMILTYADIIKNMGCRSVLLMGLSIKGNQKNIELSPSVVLAEYFNRLGIKVYIDDPFYDKAALSRILPFSRNADILKKMPKIDAFFVMTGHNKYKRITQADIKRSPIYNASIIIDNVPIFKEFKFSDSTLYHAIGDGKLKAL; from the coding sequence ATGGATAAGTTTAAAAACGAATTACTGGATAGTAAAACGGTTTCTGTTTGGGGTATAGGGTATCTCGGATATACCAAGGCGATGCGGCTTTTATCGAAAGGGTTTAAGGTCAACATATTCGATCCTACGAACGCTTCGATCGGAAATAATTTTAAAAAGAATATATACCCCGGTAAACAGCAGGTCTATTCATGGACGGAGAACGGTCATATACCGCCCATAGATATGTCTAATGTAAATATCGCCAATAGCGACACGATATTTAACGCAAAGATACATATCATTGCGCTTCCCACTGCGGACAGGGAAGGCAACAGCCTGCTTAAAGAATTAGCGGGGATATTTAAAAAACATAAGAAACGCCTGAAAGACGCGTTGGTAATATTCGAATCGGCCGGGATGCCCGGAAGTATCGATAAAAATTTTATCGGCATACTTCATGCGCATAAGATCAGGTGCAGTTTTGTTTCCGCTTTCAGGAGCGACTGGACCCTGGAAGAATTCATGTCCCGGAACAGAAAACGTGTCCTGGCGGCAAACGACAAAGAATCTCTGGAAAAAGCCAAAGCCCTCTATGATGCCCTGGGCATCAGGTACAAAACGCTGTCTTCCATAAAAGAGGCTGAGATATATGAGAACGCGAAGAATGGATTCCAGTTCATTGCCTCGATGTTCATAAACCAGCTGGCATTCGCCTATCCCGATACCAATATAAGGGAGATGACAAAGTATCTTTTAAACGACGTTGAGCTGAATGAATCGCATCTCAGTATAGGCGCGCTCGGATACAAGATGTTGTCGTCGGTGCAGAATATAATAGGGGGGAGCGCTAACCCGAACTTCCTTTCGCTTTTGAAGACGGCCGAAGACAGCAACATGAGCATGATATTGACCTATGCCGATATCATAAAAAATATGGGATGCAGGAGCGTTTTATTGATGGGCCTTTCCATAAAAGGCAACCAGAAGAATATCGAGCTTTCGCCCTCAGTCGTACTCGCGGAGTATTTTAACAGATTAGGCATAAAGGTTTATATAGACGATCCTTTTTACGATAAGGCGGCGCTATCCCGGATACTTCCGTTTAGCAGGAACGCGGATATCCTTAAAAAGATGCCGAAGATCGACGCCTTTTTTGTCATGACGGGCCATAACAAATATAAACGTATTACCCAGGCTGACATAAAGCGCTCACCTATTTATAACGCATCGATAATAATCGACAATGTTCCGATATTTAAAGAATTTAAATTTTCGGATTCTACGCTTTATCACGCGATCGGTGACGGTAAACTGAAAGCATTATAA